One part of the Candidatus Bathyarchaeota archaeon genome encodes these proteins:
- a CDS encoding ABC transporter permease yields the protein MLRGLWALTGRELKKWLKEPIMLFMAVLQPIIWMGLFGKAMNLNAMFTAGNLQLDPSKIPENVTVGGATIPRDVLIQVIQQAFPDIGAKVMRNVFGIADYFSYMSVGMISMIVMFTTMFSGMSIVWDRRLGFLGKVLSTPVPRTAIILSKMLNAALRAMFQATIVLALAVLLGLKLSETFTPLNLLGVYAAVFLLSTGLSSLFLALALRSTRHETQIAIVNLINMPLMFASNIFFPIDMMPRWMQTVARVNPVSHLTDAVRQLTILRLDAPTLIADFAYLGGFAAALSILGVVLSWRYLTK from the coding sequence ATTATGGGCTTTAACGGGCAGGGAACTCAAGAAATGGCTTAAGGAGCCTATAATGCTCTTCATGGCTGTGCTGCAGCCCATAATCTGGATGGGCCTCTTCGGAAAGGCCATGAACCTAAACGCCATGTTCACGGCGGGCAACCTCCAATTAGACCCCTCTAAAATACCGGAGAACGTTACAGTGGGCGGCGCCACGATCCCGAGGGACGTATTGATCCAAGTGATCCAGCAGGCGTTCCCCGATATCGGCGCAAAAGTTATGCGTAATGTTTTCGGCATAGCGGACTATTTCAGCTACATGTCCGTGGGCATGATCTCCATGATAGTCATGTTCACGACCATGTTCAGCGGCATGTCCATAGTCTGGGATAGGCGCCTGGGCTTCCTAGGCAAGGTTTTAAGCACCCCGGTTCCACGGACAGCAATAATATTATCGAAGATGCTCAACGCAGCCCTAAGGGCCATGTTCCAAGCCACGATAGTCCTCGCGCTCGCGGTGCTCCTCGGCCTGAAGCTCAGCGAAACCTTCACGCCGCTCAACTTATTAGGCGTTTACGCGGCTGTATTCCTACTCTCCACGGGGCTCTCATCGCTTTTCCTAGCGCTCGCATTACGGTCGACGAGGCATGAGACCCAGATTGCCATCGTGAACCTGATCAATATGCCGCTCATGTTCGCCAGCAACATCTTCTTCCCAATAGATATGATGCCGAGGTGGATGCAGACGGTAGCCCGTGTGAACCCGGTGAGCCATTTAACAGATGCCGTAAGGCAGTTAACGATCCTACGGCTGGATGCCCCAACGCTGATAGCGGACTTCGCGTATCTAGGCGGGTTCGCCGCCGCGCTCTCCATCTTAGGCGTGGTGTTGTCATGGCGATACTTGACGAAGTAA